The following are from one region of the Nicotiana tabacum cultivar K326 chromosome 3, ASM71507v2, whole genome shotgun sequence genome:
- the LOC107806881 gene encoding heavy metal-associated isoprenylated plant protein 21-like, which translates to MGALHYLSNCCIVTSTRTNRKPMQTVEIKVKMDCDGCERKVKNAVNSMKGVKTVEVNRKQNRVTVSGYIDPNKVLKSVKSTGKMAIFWPYVPYDLVSYPYVAQAYDKKAPPGFVKNVPQANADEHTITYLFSDDNPNACSIM; encoded by the exons ATGGGTGCTCTTCACTATCTTTCAAACTGTTGTATTGTCACTAGCACAAGAACCAATAGGAAACCCATGCAG ACAGTAGAGATAAAAGTGAAAATGGACTGTGATGGATGTGAAAGGAAAGTCAAGAATGCCGTTAACAGCATGAAAG GTGTGAAAACAGTGGAAGTGAACAGAAAGCAAAACAGGGTGACAGTGAGTGGTTATATAGACCCAAACAAAGTACTGAAGAGTGTAAAAAGCACTGGGAAAATGGCAATATTCTGGCCATATGTCCCTTATGATCTTGTCTCCTATCCATACGTAGCTCAAGCTTATGACAAAAAAGCTCCTCCTGGTTTTGTTAAAAATGTTCCGCAGGCAAATGCAGATGAACATACGATTACTTACCTCTTCAGTGACGACAATccaaatgcttgttccattatgtga